In Caldilineales bacterium, the sequence TCGCCGAAACGCCAGGAATCGGCCGGAGCGCGGGGCGCCTTGACTTCATTGGGGTCGCGGTAACGGCTGCGGGCGTTGGCGATGAGCAGGAATTGGCCGGGGGTCGGTTCGGCGCCCGCCGGAAGGCTGGCCGTCAGGCTGTCAAGGCTGACGCCATACCAGGCGGCGATCCTGGCCAGGGTGTCGCCCGCCCGCACCTGATGGCAGAGGTCGGCCAGGGCAGGGACGATGACCGTCTCGCCGGGCGTGAGGGCGGTCACGACCGAGCCATCGGCCTTGCGCAGGCACGACATCGTCTTCACATCGCGGCCAAAGGCAATGGCCAGGCTCTCGGCCGTATCGCCAGCCTTGACCACGTAGGTGAAGGCAGCCGCCAGCGGGTCGGCATGGACCGCCGTGGCCGTGGGGCGAAGCTCAGGGGTGGGAACAATGCCCTGGCCGGTCACAGCCGGCGGAACAGGGGTGGCGCGGGCAGTGCGGGCCAGGGTGTGGGCGCCGATGAAGGGCAGGAAGACCTGGGAGATGCGAACCTCGTCCTCCACCCCCACCGGGGCAGGTGTGGGCGGCGCGGGGGTGAGGGTGGGCAAGGGGGCGACGACGGGCGTAGGCGGGGCCTGGAAGACGCCGGTCGGGGGCAAAGGCGGGCCGCCGGCGAGCGCAGTAGCCGGAAGAGCGATCAGGATGACCAGGGCGAGAAGAAAAAAGCGGCGCATCGTCAGTGGGAAGAAGGGTCTAGACAAAAGCGGTCCTCAAGCGTATGATAACAGGCAGCACCGAGTCGCTGCAATACCTCTTTCTGGCTATTCACATCTGCCGATGGGCGCCGCCGATCTCCACATCCATTCGATCCACAGTGATGGCACTGCCACCGTCAGCGCCATCCTGCACTATGCCTCGGCCCATACCGACCTGGACGTGATCGCCATCACCGACCACGATACGCTGGCGGGGGCGCTGGCAGCCTGCGAGATCGCGCCGGACTACCGGGTGGAAGTGATACCGGGGATGGAGATCACCACCAGCGAGGGGCATCTGCTGGCGCTGTTCCTCACCAGCCCGGTGCGAGCGGGCCTTTCTTTCGTCGAGACGGCGGAAGCGGTGCGGCTGCGCGGGGGCCTGCCCTTCGCCGCTCACCCGGCCTGCACCCTGGGCAACAGCGTCGGCGCCCGGCGATTGACCGCCATCGCCCGCCGTCACCCCGGTCTGCTGGCTGGGTTGGAGGCCGAGAACGGCTCGCTGCCGTCGTTGCGCGACAACGCCCGCGCCCAGGATCTGCGCTGGGATTTGGGCTTGCCGGGCATCGGCAATTCGGATGCACACGCCCTTGCCAGCATCGGTGTGGCGCGCACGGCCTTCCCCGGCCGCACGGCCGCCCATCTGCGCCAGGCGCTGGAGGCGGGGACGGTGGTGCCTCTGCCGACCCACCAGCCCAACGGCTTCTTTGTTGGCCTGGGGCTTCGGTTTGCCCTCCGGGCCACAGCCGGCGTGGTCGAAACGTTGGCCGTCGAGGGGGAGATGCGGCGGCTGCGGTGGGTGCGTGCGCCCGCTGGCTAGAAGTCGTGGTATACTGGGCGCCCTATGGCCAGCCAGCGTCCTGTCTCTGCTTTCGACATCATCGGCCCGATCATGGTCGGGCCGTCCAGTTCGCATACGGCCGGGGCGGTGCGGCTGGGACAGGTCGGGCGGGCGGTGTTGGGTGTGCAGCCCGAGGAGGCGTTGGTCGAGCTGCACGGCTCGTTTGCCCACACCGGCCGCGGCCACGGCACCGACCGGGCGCTAGTGGCCGGGCTGTTGGGGCTGGCCACCGATGACGACCGCATCCGCATCAGCCCGGAGCTGGCGGCAGAGGCGGGGATGACCGTTCGCTTCCGCGAGGTGGAGTTGGGCGGCGATGTCCACCCTAACACCGTGCGGATGACGCTGACCACGCACGACCGCACGGCCGAAGTCGAGGGGGCGTCGATTGGCGGCGGGATGATCATCGTCACCCGCATCCAGGGCTACAGTGTGCATTTCACCGGCGAGCACGAGGCGCTGATCGTCGTGGCCGAGGATCGGCCGGGGACGATCAATGCTGTGACCGGGCTGCTGCTCGAGCACCGAGTCAACGTCGCCTTCTCGCGCGTCGAGCGCAAGCAGCGCGGGGGCGAGGCAATCATGATTTTCGAAACCGATGACCCCATCCCCGATGAGATCGTCGAAGCCATCCACGACTTCTATTGGGTGCGCTGGGCGCGGCATGTGCCGAAGGTGACTGGGTGAAAACAGTCAACAATCAACAGTCAACAGCCAACGTGTGAACGTTGTCGATCATGAATTGGCGACCTGCCAGCCTTCGCCATGCTCAGAGCCTGCCCTGAACGGAGCGAAGGGACAAGCCCTGCAACCTGCCCATCCTTGTCCCCCTGCCTCCCTGTCCCCCTGTCTACCTGTCTACTTGTCTACCTGTCTCCCTGTCTCCTTCCCCCCAAAAACGAGCACATCATGTTCACCTCTATTGCCGAAATGGTAGCAAAGGCCGAGAACAGCGGCCTGCCCCTGCACGAAGTGGCATTGCGCATCGAGGCTGAAAACAGCGGCAAACCGACCGAGAGCCTGCGCGCCCGTATGCAGGCCCGGCTAGAGGTGATGCATCGGGCCGCGGCCAAAGGCATCGCCGAACCGGTGGTCTCGCTCAGCGGCATCAGCGGCGGCAATGCCTACCGCTTCTGGACCTGGCTGGGCGACCCGGCCCATGAACCCCTCACCGGCCCCACCCTCAGCCGGGCGGTGGCCAGGGCCATGGCCGTGAACGAGGTGAACGCGGGGATGGGCTGCATCGTCGCCACCCCCACGGCCGGTTCGGCGGGCATCCTCCCGGCCGTGTTGCTGACGCTGCAAGAGGCGCGCGGCTTTGACGATGAGGAGCTGGTGAATGCCCTGTTCACGGCCAGCGGCATCGGCGCCGTCATCTTCCGGCGGGCGAGTGTGTCGGGCGCGGCGGGCGGCTGCCAGGCCGAGACCGGCAGCGCCGCGGCCATGGCGGCCGGGGCGGCGGTGGAGATGCTGGGCGGCAGCCCGCGCCAGTCGGCCCAGGCTGTGGCCATCACCATGAAGAACATGCTGGGGCTGGTCTGCGACCCGGTGGCCGGGCTGGTGGAGGTGCCTTGCGTCAAACGCAATGCCGCCGGCGCGGCGCAGTGTTTCATCGCCGTCGATCTGGCCCTGGCCGGCGTAGAGAGCGTGATCCCAGCCGACGAGGTGATCGACGCCATGGCCAGCATTGGCAGGCGCATGGACGAACGCTTCAAAGAAACGGCGCAGGGCGGGCTGGCGGCGACGCCCACGGGTCGCAGGCTGGCGGAGATGGTGTGGGCGGAGCGGCGATGAGAGGGCGGCGTGGGCGCGCCCACCGGCGACGAGCTGTACACCCGTTATGATCGGCGTCATTGCCTTCGGGCGGATGGCGCCGTAGAATCGAAGTTGCCAACTCTTGCAACTGTAGCTCAGGAGGAAAACAGTGGAAACACTCGATTTGCGCAAAGAAATGAAGGCTTTTTATGCGCCTTCGGCCAAACAGCCTGAAATCATCGACGTGCCCGAATTCCAGTTTGCCGTCATCGATGGCCGCATCGAGCCGGGCAGCGAACCGGGACTCTCGCCCGCCTTCGCCCAGGCATTGGCGGCGCTGTACGGCATCTCCTACACCCTCAAGTTCAACTCGAAACAGGGTGTTGGCGGGGCGATGGCCGCCATCGATTCGATGGCCGCCATCGATTACCCGGTCATGCCGCTGGAGGCGCTGTGGTGGATCGAAGATGGCGAGTTCAGCCTGGAACGAAAAGA encodes:
- a CDS encoding PHP domain-containing protein; translated protein: MGAADLHIHSIHSDGTATVSAILHYASAHTDLDVIAITDHDTLAGALAACEIAPDYRVEVIPGMEITTSEGHLLALFLTSPVRAGLSFVETAEAVRLRGGLPFAAHPACTLGNSVGARRLTAIARRHPGLLAGLEAENGSLPSLRDNARAQDLRWDLGLPGIGNSDAHALASIGVARTAFPGRTAAHLRQALEAGTVVPLPTHQPNGFFVGLGLRFALRATAGVVETLAVEGEMRRLRWVRAPAG
- the sdaAB gene encoding L-serine ammonia-lyase, iron-sulfur-dependent subunit beta; the protein is MASQRPVSAFDIIGPIMVGPSSSHTAGAVRLGQVGRAVLGVQPEEALVELHGSFAHTGRGHGTDRALVAGLLGLATDDDRIRISPELAAEAGMTVRFREVELGGDVHPNTVRMTLTTHDRTAEVEGASIGGGMIIVTRIQGYSVHFTGEHEALIVVAEDRPGTINAVTGLLLEHRVNVAFSRVERKQRGGEAIMIFETDDPIPDEIVEAIHDFYWVRWARHVPKVTG
- a CDS encoding peptidoglycan DD-metalloendopeptidase family protein produces the protein MRRFFLLALVILIALPATALAGGPPLPPTGVFQAPPTPVVAPLPTLTPAPPTPAPVGVEDEVRISQVFLPFIGAHTLARTARATPVPPAVTGQGIVPTPELRPTATAVHADPLAAAFTYVVKAGDTAESLAIAFGRDVKTMSCLRKADGSVVTALTPGETVIVPALADLCHQVRAGDTLARIAAWYGVSLDSLTASLPAGAEPTPGQFLLIANARSRYRDPNEVKAPRAPADSWRFGDGKFIWPVERSQVWVSQGFRHGKHMAIDLATKPGTSVMAADTGTVIEAAWSDNGYGYHIVIDHGIDYITLYAHLSEYYVKKGDIVKKGDVIGVVGSTGNSTGPHLHFEVRDYGYLVDPLLVLPKE
- the sdaAA gene encoding L-serine ammonia-lyase, iron-sulfur-dependent, subunit alpha translates to MFTSIAEMVAKAENSGLPLHEVALRIEAENSGKPTESLRARMQARLEVMHRAAAKGIAEPVVSLSGISGGNAYRFWTWLGDPAHEPLTGPTLSRAVARAMAVNEVNAGMGCIVATPTAGSAGILPAVLLTLQEARGFDDEELVNALFTASGIGAVIFRRASVSGAAGGCQAETGSAAAMAAGAAVEMLGGSPRQSAQAVAITMKNMLGLVCDPVAGLVEVPCVKRNAAGAAQCFIAVDLALAGVESVIPADEVIDAMASIGRRMDERFKETAQGGLAATPTGRRLAEMVWAERR